A portion of the Leptotrichia sp. OH3620_COT-345 genome contains these proteins:
- the recJ gene encoding single-stranded-DNA-specific exonuclease RecJ, translating into MKWEIKNYDKDYLNFKSNEFGESELITRLLLNRGIYSKKEVEKFLNPTENDLLSPFLFERMNEVTERILKAKKNKEKVVIYGDYDVDGISATAYLVIVLRKLGMNVDYYIPNRVHEGAGVNKNLINFLNKKNTGLFITVDTSINSPEEILTLQKNNIDVIITDHHRQIEEMKECDILMVNPKISSNYPNKNLSGSGVAFKLADAVYEKAGINKKVLYDYLDIVMIGTVADVVPMTDENRFIIKKGLYNLRKTKVKGLKYILNYLKINPRNITTSDVGFYIAPIFNALGRIDNSKMVVEFFIQEDDYKIFAIIEEMKKANKIRRYLEIEIYNEIEEKIQKLNNPKYIFMKSRKWHSGVIGVVCSRISIKYNIPVILVSIKNGYGKASCRSIEGLNIFDMLKETSDKFERFGGHDLAAGFLVSEKYLNQIETYLKKRLVTVNKSSVEKILNIDSELSIEYINKSKVLNINKLSPFGLDNQEPNFIDKGIKFVSFSKFGVSSRHFKGFIKKNDRIISVIGYNLGHKLKMKNINKKYEIVYTPAFKSIRTDLFIELKIKDFRESIGG; encoded by the coding sequence TTGAAATGGGAAATAAAAAACTATGATAAAGATTATCTGAATTTTAAAAGTAACGAGTTTGGAGAAAGTGAACTTATAACCCGTTTACTTTTAAATAGAGGTATTTATTCAAAAAAAGAAGTGGAAAAATTTTTAAATCCCACTGAAAATGACTTGTTAAGTCCGTTTCTGTTTGAGCGTATGAATGAGGTTACTGAAAGAATACTGAAAGCAAAGAAAAATAAGGAAAAAGTAGTTATTTATGGAGATTATGATGTAGATGGAATATCTGCTACTGCATATCTTGTAATTGTCTTAAGAAAATTAGGGATGAATGTAGATTATTATATTCCAAACAGAGTTCATGAAGGAGCGGGAGTAAATAAGAATCTTATAAATTTCTTGAATAAGAAGAATACAGGTCTGTTCATTACTGTAGATACGAGTATTAACAGTCCTGAAGAGATACTCACTCTTCAAAAGAATAATATAGATGTTATTATTACAGATCATCATAGGCAGATAGAGGAAATGAAAGAATGTGACATATTGATGGTAAATCCTAAAATAAGCAGTAATTATCCCAATAAAAATTTATCAGGTTCGGGAGTAGCGTTTAAGCTTGCAGATGCTGTATACGAAAAAGCGGGGATAAATAAAAAAGTACTTTATGATTATCTGGATATTGTCATGATAGGTACGGTAGCGGATGTTGTTCCAATGACGGATGAAAACAGGTTTATTATAAAAAAAGGTCTTTATAATTTAAGAAAGACAAAAGTAAAAGGCTTGAAATACATATTGAATTATCTGAAAATTAATCCGAGAAATATAACTACAAGTGATGTAGGTTTTTATATAGCACCTATATTTAATGCCTTAGGACGAATAGATAATTCAAAAATGGTGGTCGAATTTTTTATTCAGGAAGATGATTATAAAATATTTGCTATAATAGAAGAAATGAAAAAAGCAAATAAAATACGACGTTATTTGGAAATAGAAATATATAATGAAATTGAAGAGAAAATACAGAAACTGAATAACCCGAAATATATTTTTATGAAAAGCAGAAAATGGCATTCAGGAGTTATAGGTGTAGTATGTTCAAGAATATCAATAAAATATAATATTCCTGTAATTTTAGTATCAATAAAAAACGGATATGGGAAAGCATCATGTAGAAGCATTGAGGGGCTCAATATATTTGATATGCTGAAAGAAACATCGGATAAATTTGAAAGATTTGGAGGACATGATTTGGCAGCAGGATTTCTGGTTTCGGAAAAATATTTGAATCAGATAGAAACATATCTGAAAAAGCGTTTAGTTACTGTAAATAAGTCAAGTGTCGAAAAAATTTTAAATATAGATTCTGAATTGAGCATTGAATATATAAATAAAAGTAAAGTTTTGAATATAAACAAACTATCTCCGTTTGGTTTAGATAATCAGGAACCGAATTTTATTGATAAAGGGATAAAATTTGTAAGTTTTTCAAAATTTGGAGTGAGTAGCCGTCATTTTAAAGGATTTATAAAAAAGAATGACAGAATTATATCGGTAATAGGATATAATCTGGGACATAAACTTAAAATGAAAAATATTAATAAAAAATATGAAATAGTTTATACCCCTGCATTTAAATCAATAAGAACCGATTTATTTATTGAATTGAAAATTAAAGATTTTAGAGAAAGTATAGGAGGATAG
- the tig gene encoding trigger factor produces MATVKKLNETTYEVTVTKTDNEVKNMKEHVLSHFKNAKVSGFRPGHVPNDVLEKKFKKEINEEILNHIISEEYTKAVSENNLKPIANIKLEKYEVENDKIEVVFTIPVLPEIKLGEYKGIEVEKEKLEVNDEKINEEMERLRANAAKLKEVEDNAEAQLNDVTNINFEGFMDGQPFDGGKAEGFDLTLGSKSFIDTFEDQIVGHKKGDEFDVNVTFPENYGAENLAGKPALFKVKVNSIKRKEEAELNDDLAKELGYDSIEDMRNKTKENIIKREENRIENDFRNKIIEKVTNAVDLKVPEELTEKEIQYKINEFSQQLQMQGISLNQYFEMTGQSMEKMKETMKEGAEKSVKTQLVLDKIANVEKITVTDEDVDKEIERMAEIYRVEKNVILEDVKKSGNYARFIDNTKYQIVSKKTVDFLVNEAK; encoded by the coding sequence ATGGCAACAGTAAAAAAACTAAATGAAACAACTTATGAGGTAACTGTAACAAAAACAGATAATGAAGTAAAAAATATGAAAGAGCATGTACTTTCACATTTTAAGAATGCAAAAGTTTCGGGATTTAGACCCGGGCATGTTCCTAATGATGTATTGGAAAAAAAGTTTAAAAAAGAAATAAATGAGGAAATTTTAAATCATATAATTTCTGAAGAATATACAAAGGCGGTGTCTGAAAATAATTTAAAGCCTATAGCAAATATAAAACTGGAAAAATATGAGGTTGAAAATGATAAAATAGAAGTTGTATTCACAATCCCTGTATTACCTGAAATAAAATTGGGAGAATATAAAGGTATTGAAGTAGAAAAAGAAAAGCTTGAAGTAAATGATGAAAAAATAAATGAAGAAATGGAAAGATTAAGAGCAAACGCTGCAAAATTAAAAGAAGTGGAAGATAATGCAGAGGCTCAGCTAAACGATGTTACGAATATTAATTTTGAAGGATTTATGGATGGTCAACCTTTTGATGGAGGAAAAGCTGAAGGATTTGATTTGACATTAGGCTCAAAAAGTTTTATAGATACTTTTGAAGATCAGATAGTAGGACATAAAAAAGGTGATGAATTTGATGTAAATGTAACTTTCCCTGAAAATTACGGTGCAGAAAATCTGGCAGGAAAGCCTGCATTATTCAAAGTCAAGGTAAATTCAATTAAAAGAAAAGAAGAAGCTGAATTGAATGATGATCTTGCAAAAGAATTGGGATATGATTCAATAGAAGATATGAGAAATAAAACAAAAGAAAATATTATTAAAAGAGAAGAAAACAGAATTGAAAATGATTTTAGAAACAAAATAATTGAAAAAGTCACAAATGCTGTAGATTTAAAAGTTCCTGAAGAGCTGACTGAAAAAGAAATACAGTATAAGATAAATGAATTTTCTCAACAGTTGCAAATGCAAGGGATTTCATTGAATCAATATTTTGAAATGACAGGACAGAGTATGGAAAAGATGAAGGAAACAATGAAAGAAGGAGCAGAAAAATCAGTAAAAACTCAATTAGTTTTAGATAAAATTGCAAATGTTGAAAAAATAACCGTAACTGATGAAGATGTAGATAAAGAAATAGAAAGAATGGCTGAAATTTACAGAGTGGAAAAAAATGTAATACTTGAAGATGTGAAAAAATCCGGAAATTATGCCAGATTTATTGATAATACAAAATATCAGATAGTAAGTAAGAAAACTGTTGATTTCCTTGTGAATGAAGCAAAGTAA
- the clpP gene encoding ATP-dependent Clp endopeptidase proteolytic subunit ClpP has translation MYSPVVIENDGRGERSYDIYSRLLKDRIIFLGGEIEDNMANSIVAQLLFLDAQDKEKDIVMYINSPGGVITSGLAIYDTMRHIKCDVSTVCVGQAASMGAVLLAAGTPGKRYTLPNSRVMIHQPSGGARGQATDIQIQAKEIEKMKKVLNEILSEATGKSVGEIYNDTERDNFMSAEEAIEYGIVDKIL, from the coding sequence ATGTACAGTCCGGTAGTTATTGAAAATGACGGTCGTGGTGAAAGAAGCTACGATATATATTCGAGATTACTTAAAGACAGAATAATTTTTTTAGGAGGAGAAATAGAAGATAATATGGCAAATTCAATAGTTGCCCAACTTCTGTTTCTGGATGCTCAGGATAAAGAAAAAGATATAGTAATGTATATAAACAGTCCGGGTGGTGTAATTACTTCCGGATTGGCAATATATGATACAATGAGACATATAAAATGTGATGTTTCTACAGTCTGTGTGGGACAGGCTGCCAGTATGGGTGCTGTTCTTCTTGCAGCCGGAACTCCCGGAAAAAGATATACGCTTCCCAACTCGAGAGTCATGATACATCAACCATCAGGAGGAGCAAGAGGACAGGCTACGGATATACAGATACAAGCAAAAGAAATAGAAAAAATGAAAAAAGTACTGAATGAAATTTTATCTGAAGCTACCGGAAAATCAGTGGGAGAAATATACAATGACACTGAGCGAGATAACTTTATGTCTGCTGAAGAAGCAATAGAATATGGTATCGTAGATAAAATATTGTAA
- the clpX gene encoding ATP-dependent Clp protease ATP-binding subunit ClpX, translating to MAKNKHTCSFCGRGEEEVENLIGSPDNNSFICDRCVDDCMELIDNYYTGEKKDGIEILLLKPAEIKEKLDDYIIGQEKAKKILSVAVYNHFKRITHKMKNIDDVELQKSNVLLVGPTGSGKTLLAQTLAKILNVPIAIADATTLTEAGYVGDDVENVLLKLIKAADYDIEAAEHGIIYIDEIDKIARKSENMSITRDVSGEGVQQALLKIIEGTVASVPPQGGRKHPNQEMIEINTKDILFIVGGAFEGLEGKVKNRINEKKVGFGLENNIQKLDDMTLFENVLPEDLIKYGLIPELIGRLPIITALHGLDEDAMIKILTEPKNSLVKQYKKYFEMEDIRLSFEDDAIVEIAKLALKRKIGARGLRSIIENVMLDLMYEIPSMENVTKVIITKEAVNDKNKVIIKKSKK from the coding sequence TTGGCAAAAAATAAACATACCTGTTCATTTTGCGGCAGGGGGGAAGAAGAAGTAGAAAATCTTATAGGAAGCCCTGATAATAATTCATTCATATGTGACAGATGTGTAGATGACTGCATGGAACTTATAGATAATTATTATACAGGTGAAAAAAAAGACGGAATAGAAATTTTACTATTAAAACCTGCTGAAATAAAGGAAAAACTGGATGATTATATAATAGGACAGGAAAAAGCTAAAAAAATATTATCAGTTGCAGTTTATAATCATTTTAAAAGAATAACACACAAAATGAAAAATATAGATGATGTGGAATTACAAAAGTCCAATGTTCTTCTTGTAGGTCCTACAGGAAGCGGAAAAACTCTTCTTGCTCAGACATTGGCTAAAATATTAAATGTTCCTATTGCTATTGCTGATGCTACTACTCTGACCGAAGCGGGATATGTAGGAGATGATGTGGAAAATGTTCTGCTGAAACTTATAAAAGCGGCTGATTACGATATAGAAGCTGCAGAACATGGAATAATATACATAGATGAAATTGATAAAATTGCAAGAAAATCGGAAAATATGTCTATCACAAGAGATGTGTCAGGAGAGGGAGTTCAACAAGCATTACTGAAAATTATAGAAGGAACTGTAGCAAGTGTACCTCCTCAAGGAGGAAGAAAACATCCAAATCAGGAAATGATAGAAATAAATACAAAAGATATTCTATTTATTGTAGGCGGTGCATTTGAAGGATTGGAAGGAAAAGTAAAAAACAGGATAAATGAAAAAAAAGTAGGGTTCGGATTGGAAAATAACATTCAAAAACTTGATGATATGACTTTATTTGAAAATGTTTTACCTGAAGACCTTATAAAATACGGACTTATTCCTGAATTAATAGGCCGACTACCTATAATTACAGCATTACACGGTTTAGATGAAGATGCTATGATAAAAATATTGACAGAACCGAAAAATTCATTAGTAAAACAATATAAGAAATATTTTGAAATGGAAGATATTAGATTAAGCTTTGAAGATGATGCAATAGTTGAAATAGCAAAATTGGCATTAAAGAGAAAAATAGGTGCCAGAGGATTAAGGTCAATTATTGAGAATGTAATGCTTGACTTAATGTATGAAATTCCTTCAATGGAAAATGTAACTAAAGTAATTATTACAAAAGAAGCGGTTAATGATAAAAATAAAGTAATAATAAAGAAAAGTAAAAAGTAA
- the lon gene encoding endopeptidase La — MSRKPFIATRELVVFPSVVTPIFIGRQSSLASLEEALEKFENKLILSTQKDSNVEEPKLPEDVYETGVLVHVIQTVKMPNGTVKVLVEAKHRVLIGEFNEVNGVQFADYAEIFPKPIEESKAEALKRKVIDEFSNYAKTTQKILPDVIYNLKEVRNIDKVFDLICTNLMIMTKTKQELLEILDVEERAYKILGILEKEVEIFTIEKDIESKVREQMSEVQKNYYLREKIKAMREEMGEDVDTDDEIEELDQRVHESQVPHELKNKLFKELSRLKKMPDFSAESSVIRSYVETVLELPWEEATKDEININKAEKILNEDHYGLKEVKERILEFLAVKKLNNTLKGSIICLVGPPGVGKTSLANSIARSMNRKFTRISLGGLRDEAEIRGHRRTYIGSMPGRIINSLKQTGVNNPVMLFDEIDKMASDFRGDPASAMLEVLDPAQNHTFEDHYIDYPFDLSKVFFICTANDLGGIPGPLRDRMEIISIESYTEFEKLNIAKKYLIPQTQEENGLKNYKIPFSDASIFKIINEYTREAGVRNLRREISKLFRKMAKEALTSKTKKLSVTEAKIKNYLGNPKYREDKVKEKTGKIGVVNGLAWTAVGGTMLEVQAVRMEGKGNLQLTGKLGSVMQESAKVAYSYVRHIKNKLGIEGKFNEDTDIHLHFPEGAVPKDGPSAGITITTAIISVLTDKEVRQDIAMTGEITITGEVLAIGGVKEKVIAAHRVGIREVILPIDNKIDVEELPEEITEDMNFIFAETYEDVKKAVFVKEKKKQKSKVSEKKKKTRKNKKLE; from the coding sequence ATGTCAAGAAAACCATTTATTGCGACGAGAGAACTTGTAGTATTTCCGAGTGTAGTTACTCCTATATTTATCGGAAGACAGTCAAGTCTAGCAAGCCTTGAAGAAGCTCTAGAAAAATTTGAAAATAAACTGATTCTTTCCACACAGAAAGACTCTAATGTGGAAGAACCTAAATTACCTGAAGATGTTTATGAAACAGGTGTTCTAGTTCATGTAATACAGACTGTGAAAATGCCTAACGGTACTGTAAAAGTTTTAGTAGAGGCAAAACATAGAGTATTAATAGGAGAATTTAATGAAGTAAACGGAGTACAATTTGCAGATTATGCAGAAATATTTCCTAAACCTATAGAAGAAAGTAAGGCAGAAGCATTAAAAAGAAAAGTAATAGATGAATTTTCAAACTATGCAAAAACTACTCAAAAAATATTACCTGATGTGATATATAATTTGAAAGAAGTAAGAAACATAGATAAAGTATTTGATTTAATTTGTACAAATCTTATGATTATGACAAAAACAAAACAGGAATTGCTTGAAATACTGGATGTGGAAGAGAGGGCATATAAAATTTTAGGTATTCTTGAAAAAGAAGTAGAGATATTTACCATTGAGAAAGATATAGAATCGAAAGTAAGAGAACAGATGTCCGAAGTTCAAAAAAACTATTATTTAAGAGAAAAAATAAAGGCAATGAGAGAAGAAATGGGGGAAGATGTAGATACTGACGATGAGATTGAAGAACTCGATCAGAGAGTCCATGAATCTCAAGTGCCTCATGAATTAAAAAATAAGCTTTTTAAAGAACTTTCCAGACTAAAAAAAATGCCTGATTTTTCAGCAGAATCTTCAGTAATAAGATCTTATGTAGAAACTGTGCTGGAATTACCTTGGGAAGAAGCTACAAAAGATGAAATAAATATTAATAAAGCTGAAAAAATTTTGAATGAAGATCATTATGGTCTAAAAGAAGTAAAAGAAAGAATTTTGGAATTTCTGGCTGTTAAAAAGCTAAATAATACTCTTAAAGGTTCGATTATATGTTTAGTAGGACCTCCCGGTGTAGGTAAAACATCATTGGCAAACTCAATAGCACGTTCTATGAATAGAAAATTTACAAGAATATCACTTGGCGGTCTTAGAGATGAAGCTGAAATACGAGGACACAGAAGAACTTATATAGGTTCAATGCCCGGAAGAATAATAAATTCTCTGAAACAGACAGGAGTAAATAATCCTGTTATGCTGTTTGATGAAATAGATAAAATGGCTTCGGACTTTAGAGGCGATCCTGCTTCGGCAATGTTGGAAGTTCTGGATCCTGCTCAAAATCACACATTTGAAGATCATTATATAGATTATCCTTTTGATTTATCTAAAGTATTTTTTATATGTACTGCAAATGATTTAGGGGGGATACCGGGTCCGTTGAGAGATAGAATGGAAATAATATCTATAGAATCTTATACGGAATTTGAAAAACTCAATATAGCTAAAAAATATCTTATACCTCAAACCCAGGAAGAAAATGGACTTAAAAATTATAAAATTCCTTTTTCTGATGCTTCAATATTTAAAATAATAAATGAATATACAAGAGAAGCGGGAGTAAGAAATTTACGTAGAGAAATAAGTAAACTGTTCAGAAAAATGGCTAAGGAAGCTTTGACATCAAAAACAAAAAAATTATCTGTAACTGAGGCAAAAATAAAAAATTATCTTGGAAATCCTAAATACAGGGAAGATAAAGTAAAAGAAAAAACAGGGAAAATAGGAGTGGTAAACGGTCTTGCATGGACGGCGGTAGGCGGTACAATGCTTGAAGTTCAGGCTGTCAGAATGGAAGGAAAAGGAAACCTCCAGCTTACAGGGAAATTAGGAAGTGTAATGCAGGAATCTGCGAAAGTTGCTTATTCATATGTAAGGCATATAAAAAATAAACTTGGAATAGAAGGTAAATTTAATGAAGATACCGATATACATCTTCACTTTCCTGAAGGAGCTGTACCTAAAGACGGACCGTCAGCAGGTATTACAATAACTACCGCTATAATATCAGTACTTACGGATAAAGAGGTAAGACAGGATATAGCAATGACGGGAGAAATAACTATAACAGGTGAAGTTCTTGCTATTGGAGGAGTAAAGGAAAAAGTAATAGCAGCTCATAGAGTAGGTATAAGGGAAGTTATACTTCCTATCGATAATAAAATTGATGTTGAAGAACTTCCGGAGGAAATAACTGAAGATATGAATTTTATATTTGCAGAAACTTACGAGGATGTAAAAAAAGCAGTTTTTGTAAAAGAAAAAAAGAAACAAAAAAGTAAAGTTTCAGAAAAAAAGAAAAAAACAAGAAAAAATAAAAAATTGGAATAA
- a CDS encoding inositol monophosphatase family protein: MENLNNIMENLNNCLNEVAKFQLQSLENRTFKIEEKKTEFDMVTEIDKKSEKMIMEFIKNNYPGHAILTEETGFHVGNKENKYEWVIDPIDGTTNFIHGFPFHCISVGLRYKGKTVLGVVNAPQLNIVFSTIKGKGAFRNSKKISVSEIDTLHKSIVVTGFPYERAIENPNLKCFNNVVNKVAGIRRTGAAALDLCFVASGNFDAYWEYNVKEWDICAGELILKEAGGTSQKFSQGHNVLFYFGNGNIDNTMLEILL; this comes from the coding sequence ATGGAAAACTTGAATAATATCATGGAAAATTTAAATAATTGTCTTAATGAAGTTGCAAAATTTCAATTACAAAGCTTAGAAAATAGAACATTTAAAATTGAAGAAAAAAAAACAGAATTTGATATGGTAACTGAAATTGACAAAAAATCCGAAAAAATGATAATGGAATTTATCAAAAATAATTATCCCGGTCATGCTATACTAACTGAAGAAACAGGATTTCATGTTGGAAACAAAGAAAATAAATATGAATGGGTTATAGACCCTATTGACGGTACAACAAATTTTATTCATGGTTTCCCTTTTCATTGTATTTCAGTAGGATTAAGATACAAAGGTAAAACAGTATTGGGAGTAGTAAATGCTCCTCAGCTGAATATAGTTTTTTCAACCATAAAAGGGAAAGGAGCATTTAGGAACAGCAAAAAAATATCTGTTTCAGAAATTGACACACTTCATAAAAGTATAGTAGTTACAGGTTTTCCATATGAAAGAGCTATTGAAAATCCTAATTTAAAATGTTTTAATAATGTGGTGAATAAAGTCGCCGGAATAAGAAGAACAGGAGCTGCGGCACTTGATTTATGTTTTGTGGCATCAGGAAATTTTGATGCATACTGGGAATATAATGTAAAAGAATGGGATATATGTGCAGGAGAACTTATATTAAAAGAAGCGGGGGGAACTTCTCAAAAATTTAGTCAAGGTCATAATGTTTTATTTTACTTTGGAAATGGAAATATAGATAATACGATGTTAGAAATATTATTGTAA
- a CDS encoding DUF1003 domain-containing protein, whose amino-acid sequence MDDLSEEKKGKLVKNIKEEIENEKRIHKLLEKKFSEVTEKNEKLSFSRKLSDIVVNFVGSWKFIIFFCLFLVFWITINIYLLVGKIFDPYPFILLNLILSSLGGLLSILILMSLNRKQEIDGRQTENNCKINLKMEILMEDIHYKLDELLERQEEIIERIIYLEGRKSDFSQKKYKFMKDIFDKTE is encoded by the coding sequence ATGGACGATTTATCTGAAGAAAAAAAAGGAAAGCTTGTAAAAAATATAAAAGAAGAAATAGAAAATGAAAAAAGAATACATAAACTTTTAGAAAAAAAATTTTCCGAAGTTACAGAAAAAAATGAAAAATTAAGTTTTTCGCGGAAACTTTCCGATATAGTTGTAAATTTTGTTGGAAGTTGGAAATTTATTATATTTTTCTGTTTATTTTTAGTTTTTTGGATTACAATAAACATATATCTTTTAGTTGGAAAAATTTTTGATCCTTATCCTTTCATATTACTGAATCTTATTTTATCAAGTTTGGGAGGATTACTGTCTATTCTGATATTAATGAGCTTGAACAGAAAACAGGAAATTGACGGAAGGCAGACAGAAAATAATTGTAAAATAAATCTGAAAATGGAAATTTTAATGGAAGATATACATTATAAACTTGATGAGCTTTTGGAAAGGCAAGAAGAAATAATTGAAAGGATAATTTATCTGGAAGGAAGAAAGTCTGATTTTAGCCAGAAAAAATATAAATTTATGAAAGATATTTTTGATAAAACCGAGTAA
- a CDS encoding NAD(P)-dependent alcohol dehydrogenase, with translation MRTYRCIVKPLALAPCTSDIHTVYEGGVGERFDMILGHEACGEVVEVGALIRDFKVGDRVLVTAITPNWNSVEAQGGYAMHSGGMLAGWKFSNVKDGVFAEYFHVNDADGNLALIPEGMDYGTACMLSDMVPTGFHSAELADIQFGDVVAVFGLGSVGLMGVAAAALKGAGRIFAIDSREQVVPIAKAYGATDIIDFKVAPTEDQIMELTDGKGVNKVIIAGGDQRLFATAMKIFKPGGRIGNVNYLGSGDYVQIPRVEWRTGMAHKQIFGGLMPGGRLRLEKLARLIEFGKLDPSLIITHRFEGFENIEKALELMRTKADGVIKPVVYMTSQKVNE, from the coding sequence ATGCGGACCTACAGATGTATAGTTAAACCTTTAGCATTAGCTCCATGTACTTCAGATATACACACAGTTTATGAAGGAGGAGTCGGAGAACGTTTTGACATGATTTTAGGGCATGAAGCTTGTGGAGAGGTAGTTGAAGTAGGTGCTCTTATCAGGGATTTCAAAGTAGGTGACAGAGTTCTTGTAACAGCTATAACACCTAACTGGAATTCAGTAGAAGCTCAGGGAGGTTATGCAATGCATTCGGGAGGAATGCTTGCAGGATGGAAGTTTTCAAATGTAAAAGATGGTGTTTTTGCTGAATATTTTCATGTAAATGATGCTGATGGAAATTTAGCATTAATACCTGAAGGTATGGATTACGGTACAGCATGTATGCTTAGTGATATGGTTCCTACAGGGTTTCACAGTGCTGAACTTGCAGATATCCAGTTTGGAGATGTAGTTGCCGTATTTGGTCTTGGTTCTGTAGGACTTATGGGAGTTGCAGCAGCAGCATTGAAAGGAGCAGGGAGAATATTTGCAATTGATTCGAGAGAACAGGTAGTTCCTATTGCAAAAGCATATGGAGCTACGGATATAATTGATTTTAAAGTTGCCCCGACAGAAGATCAGATTATGGAACTGACTGATGGAAAAGGTGTAAATAAAGTTATTATAGCAGGAGGAGATCAGAGATTATTTGCTACTGCAATGAAAATTTTTAAACCGGGCGGGCGTATCGGAAACGTAAATTATCTGGGAAGTGGAGACTATGTTCAGATTCCTAGAGTTGAATGGAGAACAGGAATGGCACACAAACAGATTTTTGGAGGATTAATGCCGGGCGGAAGATTAAGACTTGAAAAACTTGCAAGATTAATAGAATTTGGAAAACTGGATCCGAGTTTAATTATAACTCATAGATTTGAAGGATTTGAAAATATTGAAAAAGCATTGGAACTTATGAGAACTAAGGCTGACGGAGTAATAAAACCTGTCGTATACATGACTTCACAAAAAGTGAATGAATAA
- a CDS encoding GTP-binding protein: protein MKVFILSGFLGAGKTTFIKQMIKSTGREYVIFENEFGDVNIDGEILKTDVENDSKNMEIKVWEMTSGCVCCSTRADFLSSLLVIDNTLNPDFLVVEPSGIAVLSNILNNINKIKYECIKLLPPLTIVDVNTYFKYKSKYGEIFIDQIKEAARIQFSKIENISAEEIELICKDIKSLNTNAKIYKTDYKKQKIEYWNELFEGELIKFENNDIIEIKDKMQNMSYKNAYVNNIGELVLFLDKIVFGYFGDINRAKGVFKTHGYNLHFDVVDTEYNISFSNGNEENNTVFIGKYIDKKKLKKELESFFL, encoded by the coding sequence ATGAAAGTATTTATCCTTTCAGGATTTTTAGGTGCAGGAAAAACAACATTTATTAAACAGATGATAAAAAGTACGGGAAGAGAATATGTAATATTTGAAAATGAATTTGGAGATGTAAATATAGATGGCGAAATTTTAAAAACTGATGTGGAAAATGACAGTAAAAATATGGAAATAAAAGTTTGGGAAATGACAAGCGGTTGTGTATGTTGCAGTACAAGGGCCGACTTTCTTTCTTCACTTTTAGTAATTGACAATACTCTCAATCCTGATTTTTTAGTAGTGGAACCTTCGGGAATAGCTGTTTTAAGTAATATTTTAAACAATATAAATAAAATAAAATATGAATGTATAAAACTTCTTCCTCCACTGACAATAGTAGATGTAAATACTTATTTTAAATATAAAAGTAAATACGGTGAAATATTTATCGATCAGATAAAAGAAGCGGCACGTATCCAGTTTTCGAAAATTGAAAATATATCTGCTGAAGAAATTGAATTAATATGTAAAGATATAAAGTCCTTAAATACCAATGCAAAAATTTATAAAACTGATTACAAAAAACAAAAAATAGAATATTGGAATGAATTATTCGAGGGAGAGCTTATTAAATTTGAAAATAATGATATAATTGAAATTAAAGATAAAATGCAAAATATGTCTTATAAAAATGCTTATGTCAATAATATAGGTGAACTTGTCTTATTTCTTGATAAAATTGTATTTGGATATTTTGGAGATATAAACAGAGCAAAAGGAGTATTTAAGACTCATGGATATAATTTACATTTTGATGTAGTTGATACGGAATATAACATATCTTTTTCAAATGGAAATGAAGAAAATAATACTGTATTTATCGGAAAATATATTGATAAGAAAAAATTAAAAAAAGAACTTGAAAGTTTTTTTCTCTAA
- a CDS encoding cupin domain-containing protein encodes MNIFEIDKVPENEEIITILEKRDNIKIERILSKGQTTEWMIQDKNEFVLLIQGSAIIEFEDKKIKMEKGDIVLINKGEKHRVSFTSENPYCIWLCVHF; translated from the coding sequence ATGAATATATTTGAAATTGATAAAGTTCCTGAAAATGAAGAAATTATTACAATTCTTGAAAAAAGAGATAATATAAAAATAGAAAGAATATTATCTAAAGGTCAGACTACAGAGTGGATGATACAGGATAAAAATGAGTTTGTTCTTTTAATTCAAGGAAGTGCAATAATTGAGTTTGAAGATAAAAAAATAAAAATGGAAAAAGGAGATATTGTTTTAATAAATAAAGGAGAAAAGCACAGAGTATCATTTACGAGTGAAAATCCTTACTGTATATGGCTTTGTGTACATTTTTAG